GAGGTGGACCGCTTTACATTTGATCAAATAGAGGAAGCTTGAAAAGGGCGACGAATCACTTCAGTCGCCGATAAACGATTCCTTCACACGCTTCCAAAACGGAAAAGGACGAAAGCGGGCAAAGCGCACGTGCTCGGTTGCCACACGGCACTGAATCGAAGCGATGTCTTGATGAACAAATGACTTATGGTCAACAGTCAGTTGCAACCCTACATCGTTTAATGGTTTCAACAAACAGGTATGGTGCTCCGGCAGAATAAGGGGGGAACCAATCGTCCGGTACACACGATTATTGATGGAGGCCATTTCAGCGATTTGCATAGAAGCAAGGGATGGATGCAAAATGGCCCCTCCCAATGCTTTGTTATAGGCAGTACTCCCCGATGGGGTGGAGATACACAGTCCATCCCCTCTAAACGTCTCGAAAACCTCCCCTTTGATCTCAACATTGCAGACAAGCGAGCCTTCCGTTGTTTTTACGGTGCATTCGTTTAACGGAAGGTACCGGTCTGTATTATTATTCTCCCCATGATAGCGGACGACCACTTCAAGCAGAGGATATTCGACAACTTGAAAAGGTGTCTTGGCAATATGAATGATTAATTTGTCCACTTCTTCCGGTTGCCAATCGGCATAAAATCCCAAATGGCCGGTATGGACACCGACAAAACAAGTATCTTCTAACCGGTGCTTATGCTCGTGAAAAGCTTCGAGAAGGGTGCCGTCACCGCCGACAGAGATGACCACCTCCGGTTCTTCTTTGTCGACGGTGAGCCCATGTTCTTTCAATTCACTCCGGATGTGTCCGGCGATCTCATTCGACACATCATCTCCCCGTGACGTTACATCAAACTTCATGACTTATTCCCCCTTTCATTTATAGGGTCCTTTATTTTCTTCCCGGCGTTTGGTAATGATCGTTTGCGCTTCCCGAACCTCATCTTGAATCTTGGACATCTCTTCGTCCAAGTTATAGGCAGCTTCCGCGGCACGAACGAGGCGACGCTTCACATGCTCCGGTATCTCCCCACTGTATTTATAATTGAGGGAATGTTCAATGGTTGCCCAGAAGTTCATCGCCATGGTACGAATTTGAATTTCTACAAGCACATGTCTCGTGCCATCGATCGTGTGGACCGGATAATCAATCACCATATGATACGAGCGATACCCGCTCGATTTTTTCTCTTTTATATAATCTCTTTCGCTGATCACCGTTATATCATTTCGCGACCGCAACATCTCTACCACGGTGTCAATATCGGTCACAAATTGACAGACGATCCGCAGTCCCGCGATATCTTGCATCTCTGTGTGCAGATGTTCCAAAGATATATTTTTCCTTTTGGCTTTCTCCTGGATGCTCGTCATCGGTTTCACACGACCGGTAACAAATTCAATCGGTGTATGTTTGGAAGAACGTTGATATTGATCTCTCAAGCTTTTAAATTTTACTTTTAATTCTTCAACCGCCTGGTGGTAAGGAGATAGGAAAATCGCCCATCCGTTCATAAGAACCCTCCCTCAATTGTCCGTTGGAATCGGGAAATGTTTTTCAACGGCGCTAACCATTTCAGGTCCGTAATTATTATTCCCTTGAATGATATCAAGAAACATGTCCAGCTCCTCGTGAATGTCCGCAAATTCGACGCTGGACGTATCAAGGTATATGGGCGTCCGCTCCAGGTGACTTTTGTTGAGCTCCGGCCAAAATCCCTCCGAAATATGTACTTGAACAAACACGCCTTCTGAATCAAAAATATAAACGAGTGCAAAATTGTCCGAGTCGGCCAACAGACGGCCGGTAGGGATTAACGGTTGCTCCGGGTTACGATCCGTTTCCAGGTAAAGCCCGTCTTCTTTATGACGCGCCACTTTCACATTCATTACATCCATGTTTATCCGGCTCCTTTTCAATCGTTGTTGCCCTCTCATCTCTGTGTCATAATGCCGGCAGGAGGATGATCACATGAATCGTTCGTTTGACGAACTTGAAATCGAGGGCAAGCGTCTCCTTAACGCGCAAGAATTTATGAAAATACAGAGGTATTTTCAATTAACTGAGGATGATTTTATTATCCAGCACAATCACTATTTTGACACATCCGAATTTCAATTAAAAGAACAAAGCGCCGCCTTACGAATTCGTGATAAAAGCGGGGCTTATGTACTGACGTTAAAAGCGCGAAACGAGGACGGGGTGATGGAAAAACATCAGCCGCTTGCCTCACATGAATGGAGCGAAGGTGCTCCGCTGACACAGCTCACGAATGGAGGCCCCGTTCAAACCTATCTGGAAAAAGAATGGGGGATCCCTTTTCACGAGCTACATGCTTTAGGGCGATTAACGACACGTCGCGCAGAGCTCTCATATGAAAAAGGACTCCTAGCCCTGGATGAAAGCTATTATTTCGACGATGTCGATTATGAACTGGAATACGAGGGGAATTCCCAAGGTCATGTTCAAAAGGCGCTGACACAGATCGCTTCTCGTGTTGGTCTCGATCCCCACGGCACCGAACCGCAACCGAAAATTCAACGTTTTCTTTCAGCCGCTGAGGGCCGCACGCGCTAAAACCGAGCTCCATTTCTACACCCGTTATTTTTCGTCGATGTCTGGGACTTTCATCTTTTTTCCGGAAAAGTCTTGTTTTTAACACAAGCTCTGCTATAGTCATATTATATCATTTGTTTGAGGAGTATAAAAAATGAATGACATGCACGCCTTGCTTTTAAGCCTTCAACCATCAGGGGCTGTTTCAAAACCACAAAAAAATTTCATGGAAAAACAACCGTCTGTTGACTTCGCTACGCTACTCGCCCGTGTGGAATCAGAAGAAAAACACGAAAAAACTTCGCCCTTTGATTTTGCCAGCGACCGATCGCTGTATGACCAACCGATGAACGAACCGGCTACGTCACCGGCTGCCGCGGGAGCGTTGGAGACCGATCCGACCCTCCCCACTATTGAAGCGGGAAACCAGGAGGCCAACGCTTTGCCTGATTCGCCGTATAACCATCTTATCGAAGCTTCCGCGGAAAAACACGGCGTGGACGCCGGCTTGATCTACGCGATTATCAAGCATGAATCCAACTTCCGTTCGGATGCCACAAGCCATGCCGGGGCAACGGGGCTGATGCAATTAATGCCGGAAACCGCCCGTGGTTTGGGAGTGACAGAAGCAAAGGATCCGGCGCAGAATATCGAGGGGGGCACCCGCTATATCCGCGATATGCTTAACCGTTACGAGGGTGATTTGGAAAAAGCCCTCGCCGCCTACAACGCAGGTCCCGGGAATGTGGACAAATATGGCGGCCTCCCTCCTTTCCAGGAAACAACGGCCTATGTTCCGAGAGTCATGGATACCTACGAAAGTTTGGCTTAATAGAAGCGGCGTAGCCCTATCGCTCGCGATAAGGGACGTCGCTTTTTTATGCACATGGATCCTCCGGGCGCGTCAGCAAGCAGAATAAATGCGCTTCCCTGTCAGCGATCCATTACGCCGACACACCTTTCATTCACAGCCCCCGGTACTAATTTTTCCCTGCAAGCATAGGATTTGAACGTTTCATGAAGCCTTGCTACAATAAAGTGAAACTTCCATCCGCACACGAGATGCTAACGCTCGTTCGCTCTAGTCACAAAAATGAATGGTACTTTCTAAGACAAATAGACACCTGTCATTATAAAAGCAATAAAAGTAGGTAAAAAGATGAGATACGTTGAAGGAACATTATACGAAGCAATCGGCGGCGAACATGCCATCGAGAAGATCGTAGAGCAATTTTACAACAGGGTTAGCGAACATCCGGAATTAATCCCAGTGTTTCCTGACGACCTGACAGAAACAAGACGAAAACAAAAGCAGTTTCTTACCCAGTTTTGCGGAGGCCCTAACCTATTCACCCAAGAACACGGGCATCCACGATTGCGGGCACGTCACCTACCATTCCCAATCACTCCGGTCAAAGCAGAGGCCTGGTTGAATTGTATGGAACGTGCGCTGCGTGCAAGTAAACTTGAAAACGAAAAAGCCGTTCATGAATTATATCAACGGTTAACTTTGACAGCCCATCATATGATTAACACCCAGCTATAAATCGGGAAGGAGCGTATCCCTTTGGTGAAGACAAATCAACAGAGCTGTAATGATAGCTTCGGCGTTTGTGGCGTTGAAATGGAAGAACAGAAGCAAACGATGAACCAGCAAAAACTGGAAATTTATATCTTTACAGATCCTCTTTGCCCAGATTGCTGGGGATTTGAACCAGTCATAAAAAAATTCAGGCTAGAGTACGGCCATCTGTGTAAAATGCGCTTTTTCATCGTCCCCGAAGCCGCGAGTTGGTGTGTGAATGAACAAAACCAAAAGTCGCTTGCCGACCTTTGGGAAGAAACCTCCTCACGTACCGGGATGTGTTGTGATGGAGATATATGGCATGAAAACCCGCTCACTCAATCAGAAACGCCTTCCATCGCTGTAAAGGCTGCCGAAATGCAGGGGCGGCAATATGGCTTGCGATATTTACGACGATTACGTGAAGCTCTCTTTGTTAAAAAGGAAAATATTTCGCAAGAAGACGTGTTACTGGATTGTGCGAAACAGGCAAATTTGGATATTCATGAGTTCCATAAAGACCTCCATTCAGATTTGGCACGCAAAGCTTTAGATGCTGACATCAAAACAACGCATGAAATGGGTGCCGGAGATGTTCCGACAATGATTTTTTTAACGATTGCATCGAAGATGCCGGGTTAAAAATTTCAGGCTTACACGACTTTCCTGTATACGTGGATATCCTGGGGAAAATGCTCGGATCTACTCCAATCCCACGGCCAAAAATGGACATCGACGAATTTATGAAAAACGATGGGCTCGTTGCTACCCAGGAAGTGGCGCAAGTGTACGATTTATCCATGAAAGAAGCAACCTCCCGTTTGAAAGCATTACAATTGCAACAAAAAATCGAATGCATCCCCGTAAAAAAAGGATCCTTCTGGAAAGCAGACAGGGCATGGCAAGAGTAGTATAAACCGACGCGTTTGCCTCCGTTCAGCTGCCCTAGTTCGAATAGAACTGGGGCAGGTTTTTTTGATTCACTCAGTCTTTTTAGCGATCTAGAGGCACGTTTTATCTATTCATGACCTCCGGAAAACAGACCGATTGACATTCTATCATCACGACGGCCTCAAAAAACAGATCGTTGGACGTCTTCATACGTTCCATAAATCACGACGACCGCCGAAAACAGATCGTTGGACATGGACATACCGGTTGGAAACTTATGCAAGGAAGCCTATTTGCCCTTTTTTTCCATTTTTTAGATCGAACGCTGGACCTAACGATTGTTTCCGTTTCCCAACACCGTTTTTTAGTGATGAAATCGGAAACGTTCATCATATACTTAGAACAGACGTAGCCAAGGGGGATCGACGATGCAAAACGTGATGATAAGCATCCTTACAATCTTAGTTGGGTATATGTTATTTCTTGTCTCGGTTCTGCGCTTATTTCCATTGATCATTGCTGTACCTTTATTTTTGGTCTCCATTATCGTTAGCGTCCATTTTCTCAACGAGCGCGGGCGATTCAAAGGTTTCTCATGATGCCCTCTCGGCACTGAATGACCACGCTCACCTGAATACATCAGCAAACAAAAAGAAAACCCTCCGAATGAGGGTTTCCCTTTCCCTATTTTGCCATCAAATCATCTGCAATGTCTTCCGCTTGTTCCAATAACGTTTCAAATTGATGCATGGCCGCTTGGATGGGCGCCGGGTCGGTCATATCAACCCCTGCCCCCTTCAACAGTTCAATCGGGTAATCCGAACTTCCGGACTTCAGAAAGGATAAATACCGGTTCACAGCCGGCTCTCCTTCTTCCAATATTTTGCTGCTTAGTGCAACCGCGGCGCTGTACCCGGTTGCATACTGATAAACGTAGAAATTCATATAAAAATGGGGAATCCGTGACCATTCGAGCGCGATCGCCTCATCATATTCAATTTCTTCCCCAAAATATTTTCGATTCAAATCAAGATACGCGGATTTAAGATATTCCGGGGTCAACGCTTCCCCTTCTGCCGCTTTTTGATGGATCAATTGCTCGAATTCCGCAAACATCGTCTGCCGGAAAACCGTTCCCTTAAACCCTTCCAATTGTTGATTGAGCAAATAGAGTTTATCGGCTTTGCTCTCGGTTTTTTGTTTTAACGAATGAGAGAGCAAAAGCTCATTAACGGTGGAAGCCACTTCCGCGACGAAGATGGTATAGTCGCCATATGGATACGGCTGGTGTTTATGAGTGAAGTAGCTATGCATGGAGTGGCCAAGTTCATGGGCAAGGGTGTACATTTCGTCAATGCTGTCTTGCCAATTCATCAGGATGTATGGCTGCGTTAAATAAGCCCCGGAAGAATAAGCACCGCTCGCCTTCCCTTTATTTTCGTGAACGTCGACCCATCCGTTTTTTTCCAATCCATCCGTCATGGCATTGATATAATCATTCCCCAATGGCTTTAAGGCTTTGGTAATTTCTGATTTTGCCTCTTCGTATCCGAAATCAAAAGCCTCGCTTTCCACTAACGGGGCGTATAAATCATAAAAATGAAGCTCTTCCAATTGAAGCAACTTTTTTCGCAACCGTAAATACCGTTGATAAAGATGAAGGTGGTCATTGACGACCGTGACGAGCTGATCATACACCTTTTCGGGGATATGATTGGTGTGCATGGCTTGCGCACGGGCCGAAGGATAATTCCGCGTTTCGGCATAAAATTGATTACGCTTCACCTGTCCGCTCAACAAGCTGGCCAGCGTGTTCTCATGGCCCCTATACGAACGATACAACGACGCAAATGCATCTCTACGAACGTTCCGATTTTTATTTTGCAACAGTTGAATGAAACGGCCGTTGCTCACCGCTGTTTCGTTTCCATTTTCATCTTCGATCGAATCAAAGGTCATATCAGCATCCGAGAGCATCGAAAATGCTTGCCCTGCTTGATCTGTCACCTCGGAAGCCTTTGCAAGCAGCCCTTCTTCTTTTTCCGATAAAACGTGGGGCCTGCGTTCGTTTAGCAAAGCCAATTCATGCGTATACAATTGCAGCGGTTCATATACGCTTGTCCAACGCTTGAGTGTTTCTTCTGCTACGGACAAAATTTCCGGTTCGTAAAACGCGATGGAAGCACTGAAACGAGTGATCAACGAACGTGCGCGGTCAAACAACCCTTGATAAAAACTGTCGGACGTATCTTCATCATTTTTCAGATGGGCATAGACGACAACTTTTTCCAGCTCCATGCCGGCCTCATCCCGTTGTTTCAGTCCTTCATACAACGCTTCCGCCGAATCTGCTAGTTTCCCTTGAAAGGATTGAAGATTCGGCAATTGTTTTTCCACGCTTTTAAATGCTTGTTCCCATTCATTTGCATCCGCAAAAATCGCTTCCACGTCCCATTTACGTTCAGTGGGAATGTCGGAACGTTCAGGAACATTTGTGCTGGTTGTCATGGCGATCCCTCCTCTATCTTCCTTCCATCATAAGGGAAAATAGGTCCTCGGGGCAACGGAATCGTTCACGGCGCAAAGCCTCTCTGCATACTGTTGATCCATCGCAAACCCTTCGTCGGGCGATTGAGGCCATCGTGGCATTTGCATGAGGGTAAACGTATCGTCCGCATGGAGCATTAACACACGAAGGCGCACTAAAAGCCGAAGGTACTCGTCCATTAATATCCGGGCACGCGTAACAGGCAGGTGTAAATACGTGGATAGCCATTGTTTCGCTGTTCCCAAGGTTTGTAACGAAATAAAGGTTTGGCGATTAAAATGGGAAAGAATGTGTAAAAAAAGCCAAGATTGCCAAAGGACTGGTGATTCATTTACCCATGGTTGTCCGGGCAGAAACCAGCCAGCTTCGGGGGGATGTAAATGAATGGGGATTTTATCGCGAAGCAACTGCGCTTGTACGATCGTTGAAAACGGGGTCGATGGTGGGCGTTTCCCGTAACGGGTTTCTTTTTTATAGATGAGAAGTGCGCTTCGTTGCATCTCTCGCGGGACGGTAGCGGGCGTACGCACACACTCCAGTGTAGATGGCGGCAATCGATGGGCAATGAAACGGGCATGGGCTTTTTTCGGAGAGAGGTAAGCATTCAGGTGTGCGGTCCAAAAAAGAGAGGGCGGCTGAAAATAAAAGAGAGCGGGCATCCTTTGCAAATAGGTGTCCCGGAGTTCTGACGAATGCCCGAGATAGGCAGCTTCCCACTGCCATTCCTTGAGATAAACAACGCTCCCTTTTCGCCGCAAATGATCATACGGCATCACCCAGAGAACTTGAACGCCAATGGAATGATACAACGCTGTACGCCTTCGTATTTGTTCGCGGTCAACGGTTGAGCATTGGTATTCAACGGCAATCGTGTCGTTTTTGTTTTTGACGAGGAGGTCGGCGCGTTGATTACTTTCGGGCAAAAAGGCCTCCACGTGCACCTCTGCCCCTTGCGCTTTCAGCCATCGATAAAGCAAAGCCTTCCCTTCCAGGTGGCGTTCGGACTCAGGATTGGACGTTGGGCACGCGGTGTTGGGATGATGGGCAAAATGAGGCCTTCGTTTCCTCCCTTTTTTCAACTGCAAATGTTCTTTGCAAACCTGGCAATACCATCCGTCGTTCGCTTCAATATACGCGCGGTCCGCGTTATTTAACAGCGAGACCGTCCGTCCTGAGTAGGAGGTGGCGGTAAACATCGGGGATCAATCCTTTCGTGGGGAATGGTTGCGAAGGGTGCTCTTACTGTATTCACCGCGCAGGCGTCTTTTTCCTTCTTTTTTATACTATAGTCCTTTCACACGGTTTCACAGTATTAGAAAACTTGGCTTTTCGCCAAGCTTTTATGGCGAAAGCTTTCGTTGCATTTATGCAGATAAGAAGGTTGATTTATACTTTCTTATCTGCTAAAAAAACGCTGCCCACAACATTGGGTCAGCGTTCGTACCGCTCTTACGAGAAGTAGGCATCCAATACTTCCACACCATTTTCCGGCACAACCGTTTTGCCGTATTCACGGATGCGATGGATGGAAACATCTGATTCATGGCCATATTCCAATACTCTGCTCAAGATGTTATCCTGTTCTTCTTCATCGTAATAATCATCAAAAACGATATGAAGGTAATATACATTCTCCATTGCGTAAATTTCATTTTGCACATAATCCAACTTAACGGCCTTGCTTAAAGAGAGCAAGTCTTCTAAATCCGCGAACGCAATCACGATGCTGAGTGGGTCTTCAGCGTTTGCATTGTCCCTGCTTTTATGCTTTGAACGCAACTGCTCGTCGAGCATGTCGACAATATTGTCGTCTACGTCATTATCATCTTTATCCTTACCTACCGGGATCTCCAGTTTCACATTCCCATCACTCATGTGGCCACGGGTGACCACGATCTCCAGTCCATTATTAAATGCCTGGACTTGAATCCATAATGGTCCTTCTATTTCAAAGTTCTCATGATCATACGCTTCGTTAATCATATCAAAGAAGAACTCTTCTCCCCGCTCTCGATTGTACCAGATCTCATCGCTGTCAAAGCCTCTGTCCTCGATATCTGCATACGTCACATAAAACTTAATGGTCGTATCATTGATTCTTTCGATTTCCACGATTTCTCCCTCCTCGGGTCAAAGTGGACCAGTAACATATTATTTCTTTTACCCAAGCGTCTGTTCAGCGTTTGTGCCCATTTTCTATTGCTTTTTTAAATGATGGTAACGTAAGTGTACCATTTTATATGGGTGGAATGCCATCTTTTCGTTCTCTAATTTTTTATTTTTCTCGTCCATGTTCGTCCGTGGGGGTCTGATAACGGGTCTTCGTTTACTGTATAAAATTTCAGGTCTGTTTATGCGTATTCATTCCGTTAAAAAAACTTCTATCTGTGGTGGATAGAAGTTTGATTGTCGATGCATTAATTCACGAGTTTTTGGGCTTCTTGCAAAAAGTACGTCCGGATTTTTCGAGGTAAGAACCGACGAATTTCGGCTTCATTATATCCGACTTGGAGACGTTTATCATCATAGATGATCGGCCTTCTCAATAAGCCGGGATGCTCACTGATAAGCTCAAACAGTCGATGCAGAGATAATGTATCGACATCAATGTCCAATTCCTGAAAGATTTTCGAGCGCTTGGAGACAATTTCATCTGTCCCGTCCTCCGTCATACGGATAACATCTTTAACCTCTTCCACGGAAAGCGGTTCTGCAAACACATTCCTTTCCTGAAAAGGGATATCATGTTCTTCCAACCACCCTTTCGCTTTTCGACAAGAAGTACAACTCGGTGAAGTTAGTAACGTCACCATCTGACCCTCTCCTTTCAACCCGATTGACGTTCAGCTGCCCCACTATTGCTATTTAAGAGATCTATCATAAAGAGGTCAACTACAGTATTAAAAACAGTGTCGAAATCCATTCGATTTATCCCGGTGGTAAGCGCCCGTAAAACTCCCGCTTTACATCCCTTAAGCGGAGTTAACGGGCAGCTAACACCCCGATTCGTTCAACTAACCATCAGAGGGGAAGTTTCACTTTATCTAAAAGCAGAAGTTGCATGCATATCATTCGCATTTATAATTATACAATAATGGTTCTAATCTAGCAAGGGGCCTTTTGATTTTACACAAGATTATTCGAATCGGCACTGATTCCCTGATACCCGGGACGTAACCTGTTTAAACGTTCCTTTTTTATCAGTAGATGATTTCTCATTTACATCGGTTTATTTGTTTCATTTCATCCTCGTTCGTATGATCCTTTACGTTTTCTGTATAAGTCTTCCCGACATTTCATAACAAATATTCAGGAATGTCGGTTCGTAGAAGGCGATACGTTTATGGTCCGGTTGAGCCAATCAGATAACCTTGCCATTTTTTATCAATCAGCCTTTCTAGATTTACATTCTTTCAGCAAATGATGAATGTCCTCCTCTCGAACAAAAAATAGGCTTAACGAGGATATAATCATTGATTTATTGTAAAACTAGGTGAGGCGAGCACCAATCGCCAAAAAGAAAAAGGGTGATCCCCATGGTCTTTCTTATTTTTCTCATCGCGGTTGTGATAACCGTCGTTTCCGCAACGAAACTTTCTACATATGCGGATGCCATCAGCCGTCTGTCGGGGCTCGGCTCCCTCCTTATCGGCACGTTTCTCCTAGCCGTGGCCACCGCTTTGCCGGAAGTAACGACCACCGTCAGCGCGATTTATTTGGATAATCCGGATTTGGCGGTCGGTAATATTTTCGGCAGCAACCATTCCAACTTATTGATCTTGGCTGTTTTCGACCTCGTTTTCCGAAAACGGAAAATGCTGTCCCACATCCACCGACAACAACGCTACACGGCTTTGTTTGGGATGCTGATGATCCTTATCACAGCCATTGCCATATTCACAACCGTGGAAATCCCTTTCATTGGCGTGGGCATTGAAAGCCTTCTCATCATTGTGCTGTATTTATTAAGCTTATGGGTTATCCAACGCACGGCCGGTGCCGGTGAGGAAGAAGACGAAGCAACTGAAGCCTCGCGGGAAGAAGAAAAATATTCGATGAAACACGCGGTCATCGGGTTTATCATTACCGCGATTGTTATTTTTATTTCCGGTACCGCCCTCACGTTTTCCGGCGATGAAATCGCCGTCATCACCGGCCTTGGTTCCAGTTTTGTCGGCAGTTTTTTGATCGCGGCCTCGACGTCCCTGCCGGAAGTGATGACAGTATGGACGGCTTTGAAGTTAAACAATGAAAACTTGGCGGCAGCGTCCATTTTTGGAAGTAACTTGTTTAACTTGGTTATTTTGGTTGTCTGCGACCTGCTTTACACAGGTTCCCTTTTGCAAGCCGCGTCGATGAGCCATACGGTAACCGTCCTTTTATTGCTTATGAATAGTATTCTTATCTCCTATGCTGTATCTTCCGATCAACGTCACCGGTTTTACACATGGCCTTCGCTGCTCATTATATTGTTCTACGTGTTGACGATGCTCTGGTTGTATATCGTTTAGAAAGACGTTGACTTCTCACCAAAAATGGCGAAAGTCAACGTCTTCTTAGCCCATCCTCTGAACATTTATCATTCCTGATCGAAAAAGGCCTGATCGTAATGCGATGGGCGTTTCACTCGAAAGCCTTTAAAACTTGCGATTTATCAAGCGGTCCATAAAAAGGTTTCACGATTTGGTGTTGTTCATCGATGGCATAGGTAGTCGGGATACCTTGCACCCCGTAACTTTTTGCAATACGCCCCTCGCGATCAATGACGATCGGCATTTGCAACCCTTGGTGAAACGGTTCAATATCAGTGTCTTTTCGCTCGGAGGTGGCCATGTTGACAGCTAGCACCTCAATTCCTTTGTCTTGCAGCGACTCATAATGATCCGAAAGCATGGGCAACTCTTGCTGACAGACTTCACACCACGTGGTAAAAAAGATGAGAAGGATATTTTTTCCTTCATAATCCCGGAGAGAAATAGCGTTTCCGTCCAAATCTTCCGCCTCAAAATGCGCAGCTTGCATGACTGGCACCGAATCTTCCCTTCCTTCCGCATTTGCATCGTCGAAAACACTCACGATCAATCCGGCAACCAATAAGAACATAGCAATAAATAATTTCCGCAAACGATCCC
The Salicibibacter kimchii DNA segment above includes these coding regions:
- a CDS encoding sodium:calcium antiporter — translated: MVFLIFLIAVVITVVSATKLSTYADAISRLSGLGSLLIGTFLLAVATALPEVTTTVSAIYLDNPDLAVGNIFGSNHSNLLILAVFDLVFRKRKMLSHIHRQQRYTALFGMLMILITAIAIFTTVEIPFIGVGIESLLIIVLYLLSLWVIQRTAGAGEEEDEATEASREEEKYSMKHAVIGFIITAIVIFISGTALTFSGDEIAVITGLGSSFVGSFLIAASTSLPEVMTVWTALKLNNENLAAASIFGSNLFNLVILVVCDLLYTGSLLQAASMSHTVTVLLLLMNSILISYAVSSDQRHRFYTWPSLLIILFYVLTMLWLYIV
- a CDS encoding peroxiredoxin family protein translates to MRKLFIAMFLLVAGLIVSVFDDANAEGREDSVPVMQAAHFEAEDLDGNAISLRDYEGKNILLIFFTTWCEVCQQELPMLSDHYESLQDKGIEVLAVNMATSERKDTDIEPFHQGLQMPIVIDREGRIAKSYGVQGIPTTYAIDEQHQIVKPFYGPLDKSQVLKAFE